The sequence CGCTTTGAAATCTCCTCCTCCATATCCTCCATTTCATACTGCAACGCTCTTTCGGTTTCACCCTCACAGATTTCTTTTCGCTCGCCTGTTTCGGTGCAGACAATCGTCGCCTTACACGCTCTCGGATATTCCATAATCTCGATATATCCCTTATCACCGCATATAACACATCTTTTCGGTTGTTTTGTGTGAAGCGACAATGAAATAACAGTCATTTGTCCCTCTTTGTTCGTCATAACAATTCCCGACATTTCATCAACACCGCTCGGTGCAAATTTTACCGTTGAAATTACATTGTCAGGCTTTGACTTCAAAAAACATCTTGCAAGCGAAATTGCATAAACACCAATATCAAGCATTGCTCCGCCTGCCAAATTCATATTGAAAAATCTGTTTTTCATATCATAGTCCTTGTAACTTCCGAAATTCGCCTGTATCATACTCACGTCACCGATTTCACCGTCCGCAACAAGTTTCATAAGTTTTTTGTATAGCGGCATATGATAAATCGTCATTGCCTCGGCAAGTACAAGATTTTTCCCGTCAGCCTTTTTTAAAGCCTTTTCCAATTCAATGCTGTTTAATGTTATCGACTTTTCACACAAAATATGCTTTCCGTTTTCAAGTGCTTTCATAATAAAATCAATATGCGTGTTATGAGGTGACGTTATATAAATAACGTCCACATTGTCGTCATAAAACATATCGTTCATATCATCATACACCTTTTCAATTCCGTACTTGTTTGCAAAATCAACGGCTTTGCTGTGCGTTCTGTTACCTACGGCATAAAGTTTGCGTCCAACATCTTGCATTGCCTGCGCCATCTGATTTGCCACAACTCCCGTACCAAGTACCGCCCAATTTAATTTATTCATTTCAACCGCCTCCTCCGATATAATTTTATTATACTG comes from Hominilimicola fabiformis and encodes:
- a CDS encoding Gfo/Idh/MocA family protein, with translation MNKLNWAVLGTGVVANQMAQAMQDVGRKLYAVGNRTHSKAVDFANKYGIEKVYDDMNDMFYDDNVDVIYITSPHNTHIDFIMKALENGKHILCEKSITLNSIELEKALKKADGKNLVLAEAMTIYHMPLYKKLMKLVADGEIGDVSMIQANFGSYKDYDMKNRFFNMNLAGGAMLDIGVYAISLARCFLKSKPDNVISTVKFAPSGVDEMSGIVMTNKEGQMTVISLSLHTKQPKRCVICGDKGYIEIMEYPRACKATIVCTETGERKEICEGETERALQYEMEDMEEEISKRSGCMLREYTKDVMEIMTDIRNEWGLKYPEEQ